The sequence ACCGAATCCCGCCGCGGCTGGCCGACCGTCGCCTCGTGCTTTCTCGCGCTGACGCTTGCGCCGTTAGCGGCATCGACTGCTCAGGAGCCGGAAGCCGAGTCGTTTGTCCGAGTCCCGAAGAGCGCGAACGTGCACACGGGCCCCACGACGGCCCGTCCCGTGCTCGTCGTCGTCGCGAAGGACACCGTCCTGCAAGTGATCGGGCGCAGGGGTGAGTGGCTCGAAGTCGAGCTGGTTCCGGAGCTCAAGGAGACGGGGATCGTGATGCGCTGGTACGAGAACGAAGATCGCGGCTTTGTTCACGAATCCACCGTCGAGGTCGTCGATGAGAAACCGGAGCCTTAGCGTTCGGTGTCGCCAAACCTTGCTTCATTCTTAAGGCGACCAGCCTCCCACCGGCGGGCCTAAGAGCTTGGCGGGGTCCGCGTCCGGTTTCGGGCGAAATTTCTGCGAGCGGTCGTTGGCCACTTCGGTTACGTAGAGATTTCCATCCTGGTCGACGTGGATCTGATGGACCCCGTCGAACTGTCCGGGGAGCGGACCGTGCCCCCCGATATCGAGAATGTACCTTCCGTCGAGGTCGTACTTGATGAGCCGGTCGGTCGTCCAGTCGGCGACCCAGATGTAGTCGTCGGCCGTCATATAGTGAGTGAGCACCGCCGAGTCGTGTCCGGTGGGCCACATTTCGAGGAAGTTGCCGTTCTCGT comes from Vicinamibacteria bacterium and encodes:
- a CDS encoding SH3 domain-containing protein — its product is MTTERTESRRGWPTVASCFLALTLAPLAASTAQEPEAESFVRVPKSANVHTGPTTARPVLVVVAKDTVLQVIGRRGEWLEVELVPELKETGIVMRWYENEDRGFVHESTVEVVDEKPEP